In Acidobacteriota bacterium, one DNA window encodes the following:
- a CDS encoding NADPH:quinone oxidoreductase family protein, translating to MKAWQVTEWCEPEGMHFNDIPLPEPNAGEVRIRNHAAALNFFDILLVQGKYQTRPPFPFAPGSEVAGVIDAVGAGVTGFNIGDHVLAMTSNGFAEYTTSLAAKTFRIPDAMNFAEAAAMPIIYQTSYLALKQRGQLRAGEWLLVLAAAGGVGMSAMQLGEAWGAHVIAAVGSADKFAFCLENGADYVINYNESDWPEQVKRLTGGHGADVIYDPVGADYFDQALKCIALEGRLLVIGFAAGRIPSIAANRILFKNISIVGAYWGGYLEHHPGFLAEAQAELFALYEAGQIKPVVSQTFSLAEAPAAMRALGEQKIVGKTVLTI from the coding sequence ATGAAAGCCTGGCAAGTGACGGAATGGTGCGAACCCGAAGGCATGCACTTCAACGACATCCCGCTGCCCGAACCCAACGCGGGCGAAGTGCGCATTCGCAATCACGCGGCGGCGCTCAACTTCTTCGACATCCTGCTGGTGCAGGGCAAATACCAGACGCGCCCGCCCTTCCCCTTCGCGCCCGGTTCCGAAGTCGCGGGCGTGATTGATGCCGTGGGCGCAGGCGTCACCGGCTTCAACATCGGCGACCACGTGCTGGCGATGACCTCCAATGGCTTTGCCGAATACACGACCTCACTCGCGGCCAAGACCTTCCGCATCCCCGATGCAATGAACTTTGCTGAAGCCGCAGCGATGCCAATCATCTACCAAACTTCCTATCTGGCGCTGAAACAGCGCGGCCAATTGCGCGCGGGTGAATGGCTGCTGGTGCTGGCGGCAGCAGGCGGCGTAGGAATGTCGGCCATGCAATTGGGCGAGGCCTGGGGCGCACATGTGATTGCCGCCGTCGGCAGCGCGGACAAGTTTGCGTTTTGTTTGGAGAACGGCGCTGACTACGTCATCAATTACAACGAGAGTGATTGGCCTGAGCAGGTCAAGCGGCTGACAGGCGGGCACGGCGCGGATGTAATTTACGACCCGGTCGGCGCGGACTATTTCGATCAGGCGCTGAAATGCATCGCGCTCGAAGGCCGCCTGCTCGTCATCGGTTTTGCCGCCGGACGCATACCTTCGATTGCGGCGAACCGGATTCTGTTTAAGAACATCTCGATTGTTGGTGCATATTGGGGCGGCTACCTCGAACATCATCCAGGCTTCTTGGCGGAAGCGCAGGCAGAATTATTCGCGTTGTATGAGGCGGGCCAGATCAAGCCGGTCGTGTCGCAGACCTTCTCGTTGGCGGAAGCACCAGCGGCAATGCGAGCTTTAGGGGAACAGAAGATCGTAGGCAAGACAGTGCTAACAATTTGA
- a CDS encoding tetratricopeptide repeat protein, translated as MFWFVLGLIHTAQGKHEQAVAELEQTATGSGRMIRVLSALGYAQARAGNVAAAQTVRTELKTRAEAEYIQPCYFAIIYAALGQAKQAVAWLEKAYEERHGFLVYLNVEPAFDSLRSDPRFTALLKRVRLVG; from the coding sequence ATGTTCTGGTTTGTGCTAGGACTCATTCACACGGCGCAGGGAAAACACGAGCAGGCGGTCGCTGAACTTGAGCAAACTGCTACGGGAAGCGGGCGCATGATCAGAGTGCTTTCTGCGCTCGGCTACGCCCAGGCGCGCGCCGGGAACGTGGCGGCAGCGCAGACCGTGCGGACGGAATTGAAGACCAGAGCTGAAGCTGAATACATTCAGCCATGCTATTTCGCCATCATTTACGCCGCTTTGGGACAAGCGAAACAGGCGGTTGCATGGCTGGAAAAAGCCTACGAAGAGCGGCACGGTTTTCTGGTTTACTTGAACGTTGAGCCAGCCTTTGACTCTTTACGTTCGGATCCTAGATTCACTGCTTTGCTGAAACGCGTGAGGCTTGTGGGGTAG